A region from the Polaribacter sp. Hel1_33_78 genome encodes:
- a CDS encoding bifunctional response regulator/alkaline phosphatase family protein has protein sequence MSSIQILWVDDEIELLKPHILFLERKNYKVTTCTNGADAIDLVDEENFDIVFLDENMPGLTGLDTLAEIKQKQANLPVVMITKSEEEYIMEEAIGSKIADYLIKPVNPSQILLSLKKNLDHSRLISEKTTSSYQQEFRKISTDLAMVNSYEDWIELYKKLVHWELELENISDSGMLGILESQKQEANNQFFKFIKRNYEDFLTAHDRPTFSNTLFKDYVVPELSKEKGVLWIIIDNLRYDQYRILEPLINSYYKKEQEYSYFSILPTATQYARNAIFSGLMPSEMEKRYPNFWKNDTDEGGMNLFENDFLTAQIKRLNLDIKHEYYKITNLKSGKELADNFNGTKQNDLTAVVYNFVDMLSHSKTEMEVIKELAGDDKAYRSLTLSWFKNSPLFEIIQKAQQLGQKLIITTDHGTINCKHPTKVVGDKNISSNLRYKTGKSLSYEEKDVYAVRNPKDIFLPTVAMNSPFIFAKEDLFFAYPNNFNHFVKYYKNTYQHGGVSLEEMIIPCAVYSPK, from the coding sequence ATGAGCAGCATACAGATTTTATGGGTTGATGATGAAATTGAATTACTAAAACCTCACATTCTTTTTTTAGAGCGTAAAAATTACAAGGTAACCACTTGCACAAACGGGGCTGATGCTATTGATTTAGTAGATGAAGAAAATTTTGATATTGTCTTTTTAGATGAAAACATGCCTGGTTTAACAGGTTTAGATACACTAGCAGAAATTAAACAAAAACAGGCTAATTTACCTGTTGTAATGATTACTAAGAGCGAGGAAGAATATATTATGGAAGAGGCCATTGGCTCTAAAATTGCAGACTATTTAATTAAACCTGTAAACCCTAGTCAGATTCTGTTGAGTTTGAAAAAAAACTTAGACCATTCTCGCTTAATTTCTGAAAAAACCACTTCTAGTTATCAACAAGAATTTAGGAAAATCTCTACGGATTTAGCAATGGTAAACAGCTATGAAGATTGGATTGAACTTTACAAAAAATTAGTTCATTGGGAATTAGAATTAGAAAACATTAGCGATTCTGGAATGTTGGGTATTTTAGAAAGTCAGAAACAAGAAGCGAATAATCAGTTTTTTAAATTCATCAAAAGAAATTATGAGGATTTTTTAACCGCACATGATAGACCTACTTTTTCTAATACTTTATTTAAAGACTATGTGGTTCCAGAACTGAGTAAAGAAAAAGGAGTTTTATGGATTATAATTGATAATTTAAGATATGATCAATACAGAATTTTAGAACCTCTTATTAATAGCTATTACAAAAAAGAGCAAGAATATTCTTATTTTTCCATTTTACCTACTGCTACTCAATATGCTAGAAATGCAATTTTTTCTGGTTTAATGCCATCGGAAATGGAAAAACGTTATCCTAATTTCTGGAAAAATGACACTGATGAAGGTGGAATGAATCTCTTTGAAAATGATTTTTTAACTGCTCAAATTAAAAGATTAAATTTAGATATAAAACATGAATATTATAAAATAACCAATTTAAAAAGTGGAAAGGAGTTAGCAGATAATTTTAACGGTACAAAACAAAATGACTTAACTGCCGTGGTTTACAACTTTGTTGATATGTTGTCTCATTCTAAAACCGAAATGGAAGTGATTAAAGAATTGGCGGGAGATGATAAAGCTTACAGAAGCTTGACTTTAAGTTGGTTTAAAAATTCACCTTTATTTGAAATTATACAAAAAGCACAACAGCTAGGTCAGAAATTAATAATTACTACAGATCATGGGACTATTAATTGCAAACACCCCACAAAAGTAGTTGGCGATAAAAACATCAGCTCAAACTTGCGTTATAAAACTGGTAAAAGCTTGTCTTATGAGGAGAAAGATGTGTATGCAGTTAGAAACCCTAAAGATATTTTCTTACCAACTGTTGCTATGAATAGTCCATTTATTTTCGCGAAAGAAGATCTGTTTTTTGCGTATCCAAACAATTTTAATCATTTTGTAAAATACTATAAAAACACCTATCAACATGGAGGTGTATCTCTTGAAGAAATGATTATTCCATGCGCTGTTTATAG